In the genome of Acidobacteriota bacterium, one region contains:
- a CDS encoding stage II sporulation protein E (SpoIIE) → MKPAAPICRVRWGIAEHPLAGETRSGDAALVVEQEQGCLLAVADGLGHGAEAAEAAEAGMKALRHAAQHSVLQLLRDCHEALRGTRGAVMSLAWIDYREAQLTWAGVGNVNGMLLRARETGEGAHEYLLCRGGTLGLQLPPPYAAITTVAPGDTLVLFTDGLDQAAVSGFNDLISPPDRAAATLLRTCERGKDDALVLVARYALETGS, encoded by the coding sequence ATGAAACCGGCAGCGCCAATCTGCCGCGTGCGTTGGGGCATCGCCGAACATCCCCTCGCCGGAGAAACGCGCAGCGGCGATGCGGCGCTGGTGGTGGAACAGGAACAGGGTTGCTTGCTGGCCGTGGCCGACGGCCTCGGCCACGGGGCGGAGGCGGCCGAGGCGGCCGAGGCCGGGATGAAGGCGTTGCGGCACGCGGCACAGCATTCGGTTCTGCAACTGTTACGGGACTGCCACGAAGCCTTGCGAGGCACACGCGGCGCGGTGATGAGTCTGGCGTGGATCGACTACCGCGAGGCCCAGCTCACCTGGGCTGGCGTCGGCAACGTGAACGGCATGCTGTTACGCGCCCGGGAGACCGGCGAAGGCGCGCACGAATATCTGCTCTGCCGGGGCGGAACTCTGGGGTTGCAACTGCCGCCGCCCTATGCCGCTATCACCACCGTTGCGCCCGGCGATACGCTGGTGTTGTTCACCGACGGTCTCGACCAGGCCGCCGTGTCGGGGTTCAACGACCTGATTTCGCCCCCCGACCGCGCCGCGGCGACGCTGCTGCGCACGTGCGAGCGGGGCAAGGACGATGCGCTGGTGCTGGTGGCCCGCTACGCCCTGGAGACGGGGTCATGA
- a CDS encoding sensor histidine kinase has product MSAPPWTLPAEDRTAAYARLLEQHWSAAGDETEEVLEAAYQMGRALLGAGVTLLELSEMHHRALAQLATRMEAGAPRLLAAGRLLQEVEGGYEMLLRGYHDANAALRRANEHLEDQIEQIARALHDESGQLLAAVMIRLDQAVHRLPAAQQEEFAAVRKLLDDVEFGIRRLAHEMHPALLADLGLRPALEFLADGVAGRSGLHISVEGELPQRLPRAVELCLYRCAQETLNNVVRHAQASRVRMHLQQRGGTVELQVSDDGRGFAPPPSQEGGEGMGLNGMRERLRGVEGELEIETQPGAGVQVHLRIPVPEKGGLHGDSAAAGR; this is encoded by the coding sequence ATGAGCGCGCCGCCCTGGACGCTCCCGGCAGAGGACAGGACGGCGGCCTATGCCCGGCTGCTGGAGCAACATTGGAGCGCAGCCGGCGACGAGACCGAAGAGGTATTGGAGGCGGCCTACCAAATGGGCCGGGCGCTGCTCGGCGCTGGCGTCACGCTGCTGGAGTTGAGCGAGATGCATCACCGCGCGCTGGCCCAGCTTGCCACTCGCATGGAAGCCGGCGCGCCGCGTCTGCTTGCCGCGGGAAGGTTATTGCAGGAAGTCGAGGGCGGCTATGAAATGTTGCTGCGCGGCTATCATGACGCCAACGCGGCACTCCGGCGGGCCAATGAACATTTGGAAGATCAGATCGAGCAGATCGCGCGCGCCCTGCACGATGAATCCGGACAGCTTCTGGCGGCGGTGATGATACGGCTGGATCAGGCGGTGCACCGCCTGCCGGCGGCGCAGCAGGAGGAATTCGCCGCGGTGCGGAAACTGCTGGACGACGTGGAATTCGGCATCCGCCGGCTGGCCCACGAGATGCATCCGGCGCTGCTCGCCGACCTGGGTCTGCGACCGGCGCTGGAATTTCTTGCCGACGGCGTCGCCGGCCGTTCGGGATTACACATTTCCGTCGAGGGCGAGCTGCCGCAGCGGCTGCCGCGCGCGGTGGAGCTGTGCCTCTACCGCTGCGCTCAGGAAACGCTCAACAATGTGGTGCGGCATGCCCAGGCTTCACGCGTCCGCATGCACTTGCAGCAGCGTGGCGGCACGGTGGAACTACAGGTGAGCGATGACGGCCGGGGCTTCGCGCCGCCGCCTTCGCAGGAAGGCGGCGAAGGCATGGGCCTCAACGGCATGCGCGAGCGGTTGCGCGGCGTGGAGGGTGAACTCGAGATCGAGACCCAGCCGGGCGCAGGCGTGCAGGTACATTTGCGCATTCCCGTGCCCGAGAAAGGAGGGCTGCATGGCGATTCGGCTGCTGCTGGCCGATGA
- a CDS encoding response regulator transcription factor: MAIRLLLADDHEIVRQSLRLLLEHEGFQVLAEASDGHTAVKLATTCHPQVAVLDLNMPLLNGLDAAREIVRQAPNTRCVLLTMHSDERYVLEALQAGISGYVLKSKSSADLVRAINEAASGSMFLSPAVSGTLVHAYLNRADPNPEVLGARERQVLQLVAEGKTTKEIASLLGITLKTAESHRTHIMDKLGVRNVAGLVRYAIRRGLIQP, translated from the coding sequence ATGGCGATTCGGCTGCTGCTGGCCGATGATCACGAAATCGTGCGCCAGAGCCTGCGCCTGCTGCTCGAACACGAAGGCTTTCAGGTGCTGGCGGAAGCCAGCGACGGTCACACGGCGGTGAAACTGGCTACCACCTGCCATCCGCAGGTTGCAGTACTGGACCTGAACATGCCGCTGCTGAATGGCCTCGATGCCGCACGAGAAATCGTGCGCCAGGCGCCGAACACGCGCTGCGTCTTACTGACCATGCACAGCGACGAGCGCTACGTGCTGGAAGCTCTGCAGGCGGGAATCTCCGGCTACGTGCTCAAGAGCAAGAGCAGCGCCGATCTAGTGCGCGCCATCAACGAAGCGGCCTCGGGCAGTATGTTCCTGAGCCCGGCCGTTTCCGGCACGCTTGTTCATGCCTATCTCAACCGGGCCGACCCGAACCCGGAGGTACTGGGCGCACGCGAACGGCAGGTGTTGCAACTCGTCGCCGAGGGGAAAACCACGAAAGAGATCGCCAGCCTGCTCGGCATCACGCTCAAGACAGCCGAATCGCACCGCACCCACATTATGGACAAGCTGGGGGTCCGCAACGTGGCGGGCCTAGTGCGCTACGCCATCCGGCGGGGCTTGATCCAGCCGTAA
- a CDS encoding sigma-54-dependent Fis family transcriptional regulator → MPYLSAAFAAVPEVTPVPQPLQQQLGLQRWMVAQSPAMIALGARAQQLAGFNLPVLLLGESGTGKEVLAHIVHDCSPRRSHRFLKINCAALPHDLLESELFGYEAGAFTGATRTKPGHFESCDKGTLFLDEIGELPLALQAKLLHVLQDHRFTRLGGRQELFADVRILAATNVDLPRAMAERQFREDLFFRLNVFSLHLPPLRERQEDILPLTEYFLERYAAELRCPHRPLSPALRECCVRYAWPGNVRELENFVKRYLIFGEQAWLDVSPSAAPPSGNHAEAASQPGEGLKDVVHRVASEVERQTIARALEDCHWNRTVAARALNISYRALLNKLQLYQLGPSAAAARPIAH, encoded by the coding sequence ATGCCATATTTGTCGGCTGCGTTTGCTGCTGTACCTGAAGTGACACCTGTGCCCCAGCCTCTGCAGCAGCAGTTAGGACTGCAGCGCTGGATGGTGGCGCAGAGCCCGGCCATGATCGCCCTGGGCGCACGGGCGCAACAGTTGGCAGGGTTCAACCTGCCGGTTCTGCTTCTCGGCGAAAGCGGGACGGGCAAAGAGGTACTGGCGCACATCGTCCACGACTGTTCGCCGCGGCGATCGCATCGATTTTTGAAGATCAATTGCGCCGCTCTGCCCCACGATCTACTGGAAAGTGAGTTGTTCGGGTATGAGGCAGGCGCGTTTACCGGCGCCACACGGACCAAACCAGGCCATTTCGAGAGTTGCGACAAGGGGACGCTGTTTCTGGACGAAATTGGAGAACTACCACTGGCGCTGCAGGCAAAACTGCTGCACGTACTGCAAGATCATCGCTTCACACGCCTGGGCGGACGGCAGGAGCTGTTTGCAGATGTGCGGATCCTGGCCGCTACCAATGTAGATCTGCCGCGCGCGATGGCGGAACGGCAATTTCGCGAGGATCTGTTCTTCCGGCTCAACGTATTCTCGCTGCATCTGCCACCGTTGAGGGAACGGCAGGAGGATATTCTGCCGCTAACCGAGTATTTTCTGGAGCGGTACGCGGCGGAGCTGCGTTGCCCCCACCGGCCGCTGAGTCCGGCGCTACGGGAATGCTGTGTGCGGTACGCCTGGCCGGGGAACGTGCGCGAACTGGAAAATTTTGTGAAACGATACCTGATCTTTGGCGAACAGGCATGGCTGGACGTGTCCCCCTCCGCAGCGCCGCCGTCTGGGAATCACGCCGAGGCGGCCTCCCAGCCGGGCGAAGGCTTAAAGGATGTGGTCCATCGGGTGGCGAGCGAGGTCGAACGCCAAACCATTGCGCGGGCTCTCGAAGACTGTCACTGGAACCGGACGGTTGCGGCACGCGCGTTGAATATCAGCTATCGGGCACTGCTGAATAAGCTGCAGCTCTATCAACTTGGGCCCAGTGCGGCGGCGGCCCGTCCCATCGCCCACTAG
- a CDS encoding PEP-CTERM sorting domain-containing protein codes for MKPRPSLAAIAGLAMIAALSATGAAQSTIQLNAGPGQVVTFTGQGSTSRTIGVTLGACSWSGDCSLGGAGTGSGSLASSGTFNIRSSANSIVLTPNGGGSYTASASSPIYLTLTGSANGQSGTLLAGTLTLLNFVQTKSASQGRFNTSISANLNVTEGMLASWFGSDSAVLGLNVEFPCGGSLSGLTGTNRSLVSSLSASGAGGISPAPEPSTLALVGAGLLVLGVGLRIRHPHAEMPA; via the coding sequence ATGAAACCAAGGCCTTCACTGGCAGCTATTGCCGGACTCGCTATGATCGCAGCCCTGAGCGCTACGGGCGCGGCGCAAAGCACGATTCAATTAAATGCAGGACCGGGCCAGGTGGTGACGTTCACCGGGCAAGGCTCGACTTCACGGACGATCGGCGTCACGCTGGGTGCCTGTAGCTGGAGCGGAGACTGCAGCCTCGGCGGCGCAGGCACGGGCAGCGGTTCGCTTGCCTCTTCGGGCACGTTCAACATCCGATCGAGCGCCAACAGCATCGTCTTAACGCCCAACGGCGGTGGCAGTTACACCGCGTCCGCATCCTCCCCCATCTACCTCACTCTCACCGGTTCGGCCAACGGACAGAGCGGGACGTTACTCGCGGGCACGCTGACTCTGCTGAATTTTGTGCAGACGAAGAGCGCCAGTCAAGGAAGGTTCAACACCAGTATCAGCGCCAATCTGAACGTGACGGAAGGGATGCTGGCCAGTTGGTTCGGATCGGATAGCGCGGTCCTCGGCTTGAACGTAGAGTTTCCCTGTGGGGGCAGTCTGTCGGGCCTCACGGGAACGAATCGCTCATTGGTTTCGAGCTTGTCGGCGAGCGGCGCGGGAGGGATTTCACCGGCGCCGGAACCCAGCACGCTTGCCTTGGTGGGTGCGGGCCTGCTGGTGCTGGGCGTGGGGTTGCGCATCCGCCATCCCCACGCAGAGATGCCGGCATAA
- a CDS encoding PEP-CTERM sorting domain-containing protein codes for MRRRITLAMTTGLAVILALGVAAAAQSTIQLTAGAGQTVTFTGQGSGSQNIGVSLGSCGLLGSCTLTGSGTGSGTLASSGSFTITSNPNSIVLSPNGSGGFNASASAPINFNLTGSANGQTGTLLSGTLNLLNFTQAQGSSQGAFNTNLGANLNLTGGLLASAFTSSGGILTLNVQFPTNTNVSTLVGTNLSLTSSLSASGAGGISPTPEPSTLALVGVGLLVLGLGLRMRRRPAMPALAA; via the coding sequence ATGAGACGAAGAATTACGCTCGCAATGACAACTGGCCTGGCCGTGATCCTGGCCCTGGGTGTCGCTGCGGCCGCGCAAAGCACCATTCAGTTGACGGCCGGCGCCGGCCAGACAGTGACGTTTACCGGACAAGGCTCAGGCTCGCAGAACATCGGCGTGTCGCTGGGTTCGTGCGGCCTGTTGGGGAGCTGCACGCTCACGGGCTCAGGGACCGGCAGCGGAACGCTGGCCTCGTCCGGCTCGTTCACCATCACCTCTAACCCCAACTCCATCGTGTTGAGCCCGAACGGCAGCGGAGGGTTCAATGCCTCGGCATCGGCGCCGATCAATTTTAACCTCACAGGTTCAGCGAACGGTCAGACCGGGACGTTGCTGTCGGGCACGCTGAACCTGCTCAACTTCACGCAGGCGCAGGGATCCAGTCAAGGAGCGTTCAACACCAATCTGGGCGCGAACCTCAATCTGACGGGGGGACTGCTGGCCAGCGCCTTTACCTCGAGCGGCGGCATCCTTACGCTCAACGTGCAGTTCCCAACCAACACCAATGTTTCGACGCTGGTGGGCACGAACCTGTCGCTGACCTCGAGCCTGTCGGCAAGTGGCGCCGGCGGCATTTCGCCCACGCCGGAGCCGAGCACGCTCGCGCTGGTGGGCGTGGGTCTGCTGGTGCTAGGTCTGGGATTGCGGATGCGTCGCCGTCCCGCTATGCCTGCCCTGGCTGCCTAG
- a CDS encoding FAD-dependent oxidoreductase: MDWRLRLLAREEIAEQTTAFYLEKPPNLRYAPGQFVDLGLVDLPEWDEEGKSRSLTIASAPCEGRLLFAMRMRNTPYKRRLGALPLGSELIIDEPEGAFTLQNDARRPAVFLAGGIGVTPFRSMIRQSVHERLQRRLFLFYSNRRPEDAAFLEELRALAREHEWFRFIPTMTQPWQSRRGWTEETEYIGPELIGRHVGALAEPVYYLAGPPAMIQSVNQALVEAGVNRSDINADPFDGY, translated from the coding sequence ATGGACTGGCGGTTGCGGCTGCTGGCGCGCGAGGAGATCGCGGAGCAGACCACGGCGTTCTATCTGGAGAAGCCACCGAATCTGAGGTATGCGCCGGGACAATTTGTCGACCTCGGCCTGGTCGACCTGCCGGAATGGGACGAGGAAGGCAAGAGCCGCAGCCTGACGATTGCCAGCGCACCCTGCGAGGGGCGGCTGCTGTTCGCCATGCGCATGCGGAATACGCCCTACAAACGGCGGCTGGGGGCTTTGCCGCTGGGCAGCGAACTGATCATTGACGAACCCGAGGGGGCGTTTACGCTGCAGAACGACGCTCGGCGGCCTGCGGTCTTTCTCGCCGGCGGAATTGGGGTGACGCCGTTCCGCAGCATGATCCGGCAGTCGGTTCACGAGAGGCTTCAGCGGAGGCTATTCCTGTTTTACTCGAACCGGCGGCCGGAGGATGCGGCATTCCTGGAGGAACTGCGCGCCCTTGCCCGTGAACACGAGTGGTTCCGGTTCATTCCCACCATGACGCAGCCCTGGCAATCGCGGCGGGGCTGGACGGAAGAGACCGAGTATATTGGCCCGGAGCTGATCGGACGGCACGTGGGCGCGCTCGCTGAGCCGGTCTACTATCTCGCCGGGCCACCAGCGATGATTCAAAGCGTGAACCAGGCGCTGGTGGAGGCCGGCGTGAATCGCAGCGACATCAATGCTGACCCGTTTGATGGTTATTGA
- a CDS encoding mechanosensitive ion channel — protein sequence MLLRRAGWILFFALLAIAAVAWGITESAVSTAGFPATASSHSSVPASERPLAIARAMSGLADTPAETQLAGQAESLAQTLVHDALRQQMAEAAQAHHNHTGPLWDRARTNEAELQGEQAELAALQLKLAHATPLNRPQLLAQIQLNQAQLALDQARLADAQEDLARAGRSAPNASSAEAQQKAAQAAADAAGRKWRTQWQQQSTDRNPESSHGLVALAKSWQLLRAKEKALSWSQTEAAGAAAAAQNAHNQLHTQLARAESQNLQQMSGAMGQLQKLHAGGAADQQAAQVAASAQALAAGQRRLIGFDHAAQLDGDLAQVYERWAGIGQSQEELALHDALGMLLGVLIGVAVLFLLDWLVGGVLGKTRTERRRRHTLRRILRFTLEVIGVIWVLLTLIGSPAQWMTFLGLTGAGLAVALQDPILSFAGWFVLIGKRGLAPGDWVEIDHISGEVVEFTLLQTTLREAGNWTEPGQTTGRRVMFPNRFVFTGPYLKLASRGQWLWDEIRIPLRDGAALPNLREIEKLVEHETKEDAEKAAHEWKSEVSLAPTAVVKPGGYELMDLCVRFVTSASARAERRERLYRRLYEAQAAAAQ from the coding sequence ATGTTGCTGCGGCGAGCGGGCTGGATACTGTTTTTTGCACTGCTGGCAATCGCCGCGGTGGCGTGGGGAATCACCGAAAGCGCGGTGAGCACCGCCGGCTTCCCGGCAACGGCGAGCTCGCACTCGAGCGTACCCGCCTCGGAGCGGCCGCTGGCGATCGCGCGGGCGATGTCGGGCCTGGCAGACACGCCGGCCGAAACCCAACTCGCGGGCCAGGCGGAATCGCTGGCGCAGACGCTGGTCCACGACGCCCTGCGGCAGCAAATGGCTGAAGCCGCCCAAGCGCACCACAACCATACCGGGCCGCTCTGGGACCGGGCCCGAACGAATGAGGCCGAGCTACAGGGGGAGCAGGCCGAGCTTGCGGCCCTGCAGCTAAAGCTCGCGCATGCCACGCCTTTGAACCGGCCGCAGTTGCTGGCACAAATTCAGTTAAACCAGGCGCAGCTTGCGCTCGATCAGGCGCGGCTGGCGGATGCCCAGGAAGATCTCGCCCGAGCCGGACGCAGCGCGCCCAACGCCAGCAGCGCCGAGGCACAACAAAAGGCGGCCCAAGCGGCGGCGGATGCGGCGGGGCGGAAGTGGCGGACGCAGTGGCAGCAACAGTCGACGGACCGGAATCCGGAAAGTTCGCATGGCCTGGTGGCGTTGGCGAAGAGCTGGCAGCTTCTGCGGGCGAAAGAAAAGGCGCTGAGCTGGTCGCAAACGGAGGCGGCGGGCGCCGCGGCGGCAGCACAGAACGCGCACAACCAGTTGCACACGCAGCTGGCTCGAGCCGAGTCCCAAAACCTGCAACAGATGTCGGGAGCGATGGGGCAGCTCCAAAAGCTACATGCGGGGGGCGCCGCTGATCAGCAAGCGGCGCAGGTCGCCGCCAGTGCTCAGGCGCTCGCCGCCGGGCAACGGCGACTGATCGGGTTCGATCATGCGGCGCAACTCGATGGCGACTTGGCCCAAGTCTACGAACGATGGGCGGGGATCGGGCAGTCGCAGGAAGAGTTGGCGCTGCACGATGCCCTGGGCATGCTGCTGGGAGTTCTGATCGGGGTTGCGGTGTTGTTCCTGCTGGACTGGCTGGTGGGCGGCGTCCTCGGCAAAACGCGGACGGAACGGCGGCGGCGGCACACGCTGCGGCGCATACTGCGCTTCACGCTGGAGGTGATCGGCGTGATCTGGGTGCTGTTGACGCTGATCGGAAGCCCGGCGCAATGGATGACATTTTTGGGCCTGACCGGCGCCGGTCTGGCGGTGGCGTTGCAGGATCCGATCCTGAGTTTCGCGGGCTGGTTCGTGCTGATTGGCAAGCGCGGCCTGGCGCCGGGAGACTGGGTCGAGATTGACCACATCAGCGGCGAGGTGGTGGAATTCACGCTGCTGCAAACGACGCTGCGGGAAGCCGGTAATTGGACCGAGCCGGGTCAGACGACCGGCCGGCGGGTGATGTTTCCGAACCGATTCGTCTTTACCGGGCCGTACCTCAAGCTGGCTTCGCGCGGCCAATGGCTCTGGGATGAAATCCGCATTCCGCTGCGGGACGGCGCCGCGCTGCCCAACCTGCGCGAAATCGAAAAACTGGTGGAACACGAAACAAAAGAAGACGCCGAAAAGGCCGCGCACGAATGGAAGTCGGAAGTTTCACTGGCGCCTACAGCGGTGGTTAAGCCGGGCGGGTACGAGCTGATGGATCTGTGCGTGCGCTTCGTGACCAGCGCCTCGGCGCGCGCCGAGAGGCGGGAGCGGCTGTACCGGCGCCTGTATGAAGCCCAAGCCGCCGCTGCGCAATAA
- a CDS encoding peptidase M50 codes for MGPKGTWHLARILRIDLYLHWSWFLVLLLEFEDRAHAYSSPIWPVLEILALFAIVTLHEFGHALATRQVGGHADRILLWPFGGIAYVDPPVRPGATLWAICAGPLVNVVLIPILYPLLRVPWTSLDMFRFVHAVYLINIALLLFNILPVYPLDGGQILRSLLWFPLGRAKSLVAAAVVGFIGVAGLFALAWMLGDLWLAAITVFILFYCWRGLRSGQVLWKLSKLPHHEGWACPWCQAPPPAAPLWRCNGCGNGYDIFAHGGICPNCHVRAQNAQCPECVHAYPLQDWNRQAVAAPSR; via the coding sequence ATGGGACCGAAGGGGACTTGGCATTTAGCGCGGATTCTGCGCATCGATCTGTACCTGCACTGGAGCTGGTTTCTGGTGCTGCTGCTGGAGTTTGAGGACCGCGCGCACGCGTACTCGAGCCCGATCTGGCCGGTGCTGGAAATTCTGGCGCTGTTTGCCATCGTGACCCTGCATGAATTTGGACATGCGCTGGCGACACGGCAGGTCGGCGGCCATGCGGACCGGATTCTGCTGTGGCCGTTCGGCGGCATCGCCTATGTGGATCCGCCGGTGCGTCCGGGCGCGACACTGTGGGCCATTTGCGCCGGTCCGCTGGTGAATGTGGTGCTGATCCCGATCCTGTACCCGCTGCTGCGGGTGCCCTGGACGAGTCTGGATATGTTCCGGTTCGTGCACGCGGTGTATCTGATTAACATCGCACTGCTGCTGTTCAACATTCTGCCGGTGTACCCGCTCGATGGCGGACAGATACTGCGGTCGCTGCTGTGGTTTCCGCTGGGGCGGGCGAAGAGCCTGGTGGCGGCGGCGGTCGTCGGTTTCATCGGTGTGGCCGGCCTGTTTGCGCTGGCGTGGATGCTGGGCGACCTGTGGCTGGCGGCGATCACCGTTTTCATTTTGTTTTACTGCTGGCGCGGGCTGCGCAGCGGGCAGGTGCTTTGGAAGCTGTCGAAGCTGCCACACCATGAGGGTTGGGCGTGTCCCTGGTGCCAAGCGCCGCCGCCGGCTGCGCCGCTATGGCGCTGCAACGGCTGCGGGAACGGCTATGACATCTTCGCGCACGGCGGTATTTGCCCCAACTGCCACGTGCGGGCGCAGAATGCCCAGTGCCCCGAATGCGTACATGCCTACCCGCTACAGGATTGGAACCGGCAGGCGGTAGCCGCCCCGAGCCGCTAA